Proteins encoded together in one uncultured Desulfosarcina sp. window:
- a CDS encoding MmgE/PrpD family protein → MSAVEPSLEEILVDYIAETSFDDLDSQSIDCCKNLILDTLGVAFPGSRAPGCPEILDLLGTWPVESGASVLLSGIQVSPPMAAMANSAMMHAMDFDDTLDASALHTFVNVLPAALAARGNGKPVSGKELITALVVGVDIISRISLAIDQPLSWIRTATCGCFGAAATAAKILGLNREEIFNALGIVYGQTSGNAQGLLEGCLVKRMQPGFAASAGVLSAFLAGRGITGSRRFLTGPYGYYPLYEQGSFDPAPVTELLGKHYSIVDLSLKPYPACRMTHASIDAALALRDRVMPVEEIKRVDVSVCSMGAEMVGKPFQPGSNPQVDAQFSIPYTTACAIIRGDVFLQDFETEAIADAAVMDLAERVRVAADPALAAKDILAAKMTVVRKDGAVISEDVPIPLGNPRNPMNADQCRRKFTKCHDYSGFPLKKDACEALFSMIENLEALGDVQDLIRIMGG, encoded by the coding sequence ATGTCTGCCGTAGAACCGAGCCTGGAAGAAATTTTAGTCGATTACATTGCCGAAACGAGTTTTGACGACCTCGACAGTCAGTCGATCGACTGTTGCAAAAATCTGATTCTGGATACTTTAGGCGTGGCATTTCCGGGCAGCCGTGCGCCCGGCTGCCCGGAAATCCTCGACCTGCTCGGAACCTGGCCTGTCGAAAGCGGCGCTTCTGTGCTGCTGTCCGGTATCCAGGTGTCCCCGCCGATGGCGGCGATGGCCAACAGCGCCATGATGCACGCCATGGACTTCGACGATACCCTCGACGCTTCGGCGTTGCACACCTTCGTCAATGTGCTGCCGGCGGCGCTGGCGGCGAGGGGAAACGGCAAACCCGTCAGTGGAAAGGAACTGATCACCGCTCTGGTTGTCGGTGTGGACATTATCTCCCGGATCAGCCTGGCCATCGACCAGCCCCTTTCCTGGATCCGAACGGCCACCTGCGGTTGCTTCGGCGCCGCCGCTACGGCCGCAAAAATTCTCGGTCTGAACCGGGAAGAAATCTTCAATGCGCTTGGGATCGTTTACGGACAGACTTCGGGAAATGCCCAGGGGTTGCTGGAAGGATGCCTGGTGAAGCGGATGCAACCCGGTTTTGCTGCCTCCGCCGGCGTGCTTTCCGCCTTTCTGGCCGGCCGCGGCATTACCGGAAGCCGACGTTTCCTCACCGGTCCATACGGATATTATCCACTTTATGAACAGGGCAGCTTCGATCCTGCACCGGTTACCGAATTGCTGGGGAAACATTATTCAATCGTCGATTTGAGCCTCAAACCCTATCCTGCCTGCCGGATGACCCACGCGAGCATCGACGCGGCTCTGGCTCTGCGTGACCGGGTAATGCCGGTGGAAGAGATCAAACGAGTCGATGTGTCGGTTTGCTCGATGGGGGCCGAGATGGTTGGCAAACCCTTTCAGCCCGGGAGCAATCCACAGGTCGACGCCCAGTTCAGCATTCCCTATACCACCGCCTGCGCGATTATTCGCGGGGACGTCTTTTTGCAGGACTTCGAGACCGAAGCCATTGCCGATGCTGCGGTGATGGATTTGGCCGAACGGGTCCGTGTCGCTGCCGATCCCGCCCTGGCGGCAAAGGATATCCTTGCGGCCAAGATGACCGTCGTCCGAAAGGACGGGGCCGTCATTTCCGAAGATGTCCCGATTCCGTTAGGCAACCCCCGCAATCCCATGAATGCGGACCAATGCCGTCGCAAGTTCACCAAATGCCACGATTACAGTGGTTTCCCGTTGAAAAAAGATGCATGCGAAGCGCTTTTTTCAATGATCGAGAACCTGGAAGCACTTGGCGATGTGCAGGATTTGATCCGTATCATGGGTGGCTGA
- a CDS encoding methyltransferase domain-containing protein: MTVKELFDAGAHKYDGNRRKVIYCFDDFYGTLLDLIPFDRADRFSFLDLGAGTGLVSALIRKRFPNAEAHLLDISEKMLEKARERFSGEGAVKFYARDYARETLPDRFPLIVSAMSIHHLSDTEKQQLMQRIFNALTPAGCFIHAELALGTTPDTEACYQRYWRRHLESTDIEKAELEAIYKRMACDRPATLEYQLAWMRAAGFVDVDCYFKRYNFTVYAGKKPDKT, from the coding sequence ATGACCGTGAAAGAACTCTTCGACGCCGGTGCCCATAAATACGATGGCAACCGGCGAAAGGTAATCTACTGCTTCGACGACTTCTATGGGACGCTGCTGGATCTGATTCCTTTTGATCGGGCAGATCGATTTTCTTTCCTCGATCTGGGCGCAGGAACCGGCTTGGTTTCGGCGCTGATCCGGAAGCGGTTTCCAAACGCCGAGGCCCATCTTCTGGACATTTCGGAGAAAATGCTTGAAAAGGCCCGCGAACGGTTTTCCGGGGAAGGTGCGGTAAAATTTTATGCTCGCGACTACGCCCGGGAAACGCTGCCCGACCGATTTCCGCTGATCGTATCGGCCATGTCCATCCATCATCTGTCCGATACGGAAAAACAGCAGCTCATGCAAAGAATTTTTAACGCCTTGACTCCCGCTGGCTGCTTTATCCACGCCGAACTGGCCCTTGGCACGACGCCGGATACGGAAGCGTGCTACCAGAGGTACTGGCGCAGGCATCTGGAATCCACCGACATCGAAAAAGCCGAACTCGAGGCGATTTACAAGCGTATGGCCTGTGATCGTCCCGCTACCCTTGAATATCAACTGGCCTGGATGAGGGCTGCCGGGTTTGTTGATGTGGACTGCTATTTCAAACGTTACAATTTTACGGTTTATGCGGGTAAAAAACCGGATAAAACATGA
- a CDS encoding (Fe-S)-binding protein, with product MRNSKVLISQALKTIQGNIERTGDPLGLKVPYWTKWADNLNLSDHGSPLLFTARMYQMLPYVVQTTEMAAKAQPLVPMLSVKLFSKMAEYAGALAGDPIIRLGARREGEIRKRTESALFGIVAALRKAGIDPAYLFDKEPYSGVLLYDLGMEEAVAPIAREVYRTLQSTGSRTVLTVDPHTTFMLRQVYPRYMGEFNLAVRHYLEVLADAESIFPKARPDGVPEKIVLHDSCVMTRDLGIVEPIRTILSRIGCQVAEPENCGINTGCCGGPVEYAYADLSRSISCMRARELAANGSDILVACPICLINLMKHEKELGIRVWDMGEILGKCFPLSSRSVQ from the coding sequence ATGCGAAACTCTAAGGTATTGATCTCACAAGCCCTGAAAACCATCCAGGGCAATATCGAGAGAACCGGCGACCCCCTGGGGCTGAAAGTGCCCTATTGGACGAAATGGGCCGACAATCTGAACCTTTCCGACCATGGTTCGCCCCTGCTTTTCACGGCGCGCATGTATCAAATGCTGCCCTATGTGGTCCAGACAACGGAGATGGCCGCCAAGGCGCAGCCGCTGGTCCCCATGCTTTCCGTCAAACTGTTTTCCAAGATGGCGGAATATGCCGGTGCACTGGCCGGCGATCCGATCATTCGGCTGGGCGCACGACGGGAAGGCGAAATCCGGAAACGTACGGAATCGGCCCTTTTCGGCATTGTCGCCGCATTGCGAAAAGCCGGTATCGATCCCGCCTACCTTTTCGACAAGGAGCCTTACAGCGGTGTGCTGCTGTACGATTTGGGGATGGAAGAGGCCGTTGCCCCCATTGCCCGCGAGGTGTATCGCACGCTGCAATCGACAGGCAGCCGAACCGTTCTAACCGTCGACCCGCACACCACCTTCATGCTGCGCCAGGTTTATCCCCGCTACATGGGCGAATTCAACCTGGCGGTGCGCCATTACCTGGAGGTTCTTGCCGACGCCGAATCCATTTTTCCGAAAGCCCGACCGGATGGGGTCCCGGAAAAAATCGTCCTGCACGATTCGTGCGTCATGACCCGGGATCTGGGGATCGTTGAACCCATCCGGACCATTTTGTCCCGAATCGGCTGCCAGGTGGCCGAGCCTGAAAACTGCGGAATCAATACCGGCTGCTGCGGCGGACCCGTTGAATATGCCTACGCAGATCTAAGCCGGTCCATTTCCTGTATGCGGGCCCGGGAACTTGCCGCCAACGGTTCCGATATCCTGGTGGCCTGTCCCATCTGCTTAATCAACCTGATGAAACATGAGAAAGAACTGGGCATCCGGGTATGGGATATGGGTGAGATCCTCGGAAAATGCTTTCCTTTGTCTTCCAGATCCGTCCAATAA
- a CDS encoding (Fe-S)-binding protein: protein MKNDAMEQEMLLKELAKCRSCRFCVDVCPTYQSYGGVESFSSYGRMQIIKHLLNGTLELDDALTYCLYSCLQCRRCEVVCKSKGQNLDICELIQRGRRLLSDRLVRGGKHAKL from the coding sequence GTGAAAAACGATGCGATGGAACAGGAAATGCTCCTCAAGGAGCTGGCAAAATGCCGTTCCTGCAGATTTTGTGTAGATGTCTGCCCGACCTACCAGTCCTACGGAGGTGTCGAAAGTTTTTCTTCATACGGGCGTATGCAAATCATCAAACACCTGCTCAACGGCACGCTGGAACTGGACGATGCGCTGACCTACTGCCTGTACAGTTGCCTGCAATGCCGCCGATGCGAGGTCGTCTGCAAGAGCAAGGGCCAGAATCTGGATATCTGCGAGCTGATCCAGCGCGGACGCCGGCTGCTTTCGGATCGCCTGGTCCGGGGAGGAAAACATGCGAAACTCTAA
- a CDS encoding creatininase family protein, which yields MTSFYISEMTSEECSRAAEENSVVVIPMGSTELEGNHLPLGVDTIVADGIARRLNGIPGVFIGPTLPIGYSKWFLPFSGTISLETETLVRVLVEYVESLFKAGFRRFVFLNAHRGNNPCIESAARLLTGRHGIRIGMLSIWKLANDLCAIQDGLIEEGRFTHAGEIMTSTIMALKPEAVVVERMQADHPKSLKESAFKVQNSLGDIAFGGSVQTLYQDIREITDSGTMGDPTSATVEKGEAILARIAEYAGDFLKEFQKISLPWNPAEAACLP from the coding sequence ATGACTTCTTTTTATATTTCGGAAATGACTTCAGAAGAATGCAGCAGGGCAGCTGAAGAAAATTCGGTCGTGGTGATTCCCATGGGATCGACGGAATTGGAGGGGAACCATTTACCCCTTGGTGTCGACACCATTGTAGCGGACGGAATTGCTCGAAGACTGAATGGTATCCCGGGGGTGTTCATTGGCCCGACCCTGCCCATAGGCTACTCCAAATGGTTTCTGCCCTTTTCCGGTACCATATCTCTGGAGACGGAAACACTGGTCCGGGTTCTTGTCGAGTACGTGGAAAGCCTTTTTAAAGCAGGATTCCGCCGGTTCGTTTTTCTGAACGCCCACAGGGGAAACAACCCGTGCATCGAATCGGCGGCCCGCCTACTAACCGGCCGTCATGGGATCCGCATTGGCATGCTCAGCATATGGAAACTGGCGAACGACCTTTGTGCAATCCAAGACGGCTTGATTGAAGAAGGCCGGTTCACCCATGCCGGTGAAATCATGACATCAACGATAATGGCATTGAAACCGGAAGCCGTTGTCGTTGAACGCATGCAAGCCGATCACCCCAAATCGTTAAAAGAAAGCGCTTTCAAGGTGCAAAACTCCTTAGGCGATATTGCCTTCGGGGGCTCGGTGCAGACGTTATATCAGGATATACGGGAAATCACCGATTCGGGCACCATGGGCGACCCCACCTCGGCCACCGTTGAAAAAGGTGAGGCAATTCTCGCCAGGATTGCTGAATATGCAGGTGACTTTTTGAAAGAATTCCAAAAAATTTCCTTACCGTGGAACCCAGCGGAGGCCGCATGTCTGCCGTAG
- a CDS encoding FAD-binding oxidoreductase produces the protein MDVDLKQLAKDLTNIVGKENAFCDRPTVLAYAKDTMPWDVEPHHMPYAVARPADSREVAAVLAYASSRKIPVHTHGSGTSLVGLGRPKTNAIVLDTARMQDLKIYPERGYFEVGPGMHIGNLRKALAPYNALLPVFPGSEPIATIGGSVAVNTSAHAVDASLGKPGDYVLGLEVVLPTGEILETGTQSTRKPAGIEATKFLVGSEGLLCVITRIRMRLIPKPYMENIVAYFNSTEEILDTVMAMYRKGIPTPLFFEYLDEKSSKVGFEAVGLSAPPGAVAMMSMHSATEEGCQAKARMFLDFVKKSNPIEAGIVSDAAEWGKVWSSRAEAGNYVYRLGSTFGSEITPRVDKLKDAFLEAKELILNLDSYKGNEFYSFGHIGAPTIHAYAFIPTKDLPNDIKKAVTLEVREKTEALNVKYGGCGGEWGLTAQRAGFLEKKYGPVYTQTLTRLKKTFDPENILNRGNLEGWV, from the coding sequence ATGGACGTTGACCTTAAACAGCTTGCCAAAGATCTAACAAATATCGTCGGCAAGGAAAACGCCTTTTGCGATCGGCCCACCGTACTGGCCTATGCCAAGGATACCATGCCCTGGGATGTGGAACCCCATCACATGCCGTACGCCGTGGCCCGACCGGCCGACAGCCGCGAGGTTGCCGCCGTGCTGGCCTATGCCAGCAGTAGAAAAATCCCGGTGCATACCCACGGTTCCGGCACCTCCCTGGTCGGGTTGGGACGACCCAAAACCAATGCCATCGTCCTCGATACGGCCCGGATGCAGGACCTTAAAATCTATCCGGAAAGAGGCTATTTCGAAGTCGGACCGGGCATGCACATCGGAAATCTCAGAAAAGCCCTGGCCCCATATAATGCCCTGCTTCCCGTTTTTCCCGGCAGCGAACCCATTGCCACTATCGGCGGCTCGGTTGCGGTCAACACCAGCGCCCATGCCGTGGACGCCAGCCTCGGCAAGCCGGGGGACTATGTCCTGGGATTGGAAGTGGTGCTGCCCACCGGCGAAATCCTTGAAACGGGCACCCAATCGACCCGCAAACCGGCGGGCATCGAGGCGACCAAATTTCTCGTGGGGTCCGAAGGGCTGCTCTGCGTAATCACCCGCATCCGCATGCGCCTGATTCCCAAACCTTACATGGAGAACATCGTGGCTTATTTCAACAGTACCGAAGAAATCCTCGATACGGTGATGGCCATGTATCGTAAGGGGATTCCTACCCCTCTGTTCTTCGAGTACCTGGATGAGAAATCCTCCAAGGTCGGTTTCGAGGCCGTGGGCCTTTCGGCACCTCCCGGCGCCGTGGCCATGATGAGCATGCACTCGGCCACCGAAGAAGGCTGCCAGGCCAAGGCCCGCATGTTTCTGGATTTCGTCAAAAAGTCGAATCCCATCGAGGCCGGCATCGTATCGGACGCGGCCGAATGGGGCAAGGTCTGGAGCAGCCGGGCCGAGGCGGGCAATTACGTGTACCGGCTCGGATCGACTTTCGGCAGTGAAATCACGCCCCGGGTGGATAAGCTCAAAGACGCCTTTCTGGAAGCGAAAGAACTGATTCTGAACCTGGACAGTTACAAGGGCAACGAATTTTACTCCTTTGGCCACATCGGAGCGCCGACAATTCATGCCTATGCCTTCATCCCCACCAAGGACCTTCCCAACGATATCAAGAAAGCCGTCACCCTGGAAGTCCGCGAAAAAACCGAAGCGCTTAACGTCAAATACGGTGGGTGCGGGGGCGAATGGGGCCTGACGGCCCAGCGGGCCGGTTTCCTCGAAAAGAAGTATGGTCCGGTCTATACGCAGACCCTGACTCGTCTGAAAAAAACCTTCGATCCCGAAAATATTCTCAACCGGGGAAATCTGGAGGGCTGGGTGTGA
- a CDS encoding corrinoid protein, with the protein MKDEIKNELLKEIHDCVVEFDEEKAADLCKKALEIGVPPYDAIMGGLAAGMDEVGRLYEQKEYFVPELLLCSDAMYAGLDVLRPHVKVDEHQTAGKIVMGVVEGDIHDIGKSLVKTMFEAAGWDICDLGKDVKLDKFVEALKDTGADVVAISALMTTSMMAMPKVIGMLKAEKPDVIILVGGAPLTADIAQQYGADGYAKDAISAVQVAKNLLKKAA; encoded by the coding sequence ATGAAAGACGAGATAAAAAACGAGTTGCTGAAAGAAATCCATGACTGTGTGGTGGAATTCGATGAGGAAAAGGCGGCCGACCTTTGCAAGAAGGCACTGGAAATAGGCGTTCCGCCCTACGATGCCATCATGGGGGGACTGGCTGCCGGCATGGATGAAGTGGGTCGTTTGTATGAACAGAAAGAATACTTCGTACCTGAACTCCTTCTGTGCTCGGATGCCATGTATGCCGGCCTCGATGTGCTTCGGCCCCATGTAAAAGTGGATGAACACCAGACTGCCGGCAAGATCGTCATGGGCGTTGTGGAAGGGGACATTCACGATATCGGCAAAAGCCTGGTGAAAACCATGTTCGAAGCCGCCGGTTGGGACATCTGCGACCTGGGAAAAGATGTGAAACTGGATAAATTTGTCGAGGCGCTGAAAGACACCGGTGCCGACGTGGTCGCCATTTCGGCTTTGATGACCACCAGCATGATGGCCATGCCCAAGGTCATCGGGATGCTCAAGGCGGAAAAACCGGATGTCATCATCTTGGTGGGCGGCGCGCCGCTAACCGCAGACATCGCCCAGCAATACGGGGCAGACGGCTATGCAAAAGACGCCATCAGCGCGGTCCAGGTAGCCAAAAATCTGCTCAAAAAGGCGGCCTGA
- a CDS encoding uroporphyrinogen decarboxylase family protein has product MHLRQDRMTASERIKALFSYQKPDRVPLGAMSTGFNTRNAGHTVADAYEDPEKSFADMQWTTEQYGWDPIPQYAGHTVLGAWDFGGDVRMPRGEFEGALVVTEKPVNSEEDVAKLTLPDPATVGRIPLAMRFSKLQFEHNLPVYFFSRSPFTMAANICGIDLFLRWTMKKPKLCEALLDISLKHIINVLTLWLETFGTDRVFVWMSSPSESNQLVSPRTFKKFALPYHEAYHQRLRELGVQLFGQHICGEQNLNLPLYAESPPWPHPSVLSFGHEVDLETAADLFPKDIIFGNIEPAVIQTGTPEQVYELCRVAIEKGKKAPGGFILGPGCGMPVNAPSANVYAMTKAVHDFGFYE; this is encoded by the coding sequence ATGCATTTAAGACAAGACCGAATGACAGCCAGCGAAAGAATAAAAGCCCTGTTCTCATACCAAAAGCCTGACCGGGTTCCCCTTGGCGCCATGAGTACGGGATTCAACACCCGCAATGCGGGACACACGGTGGCCGATGCCTATGAGGACCCGGAAAAAAGTTTTGCCGACATGCAATGGACCACCGAGCAATACGGCTGGGATCCGATCCCCCAGTATGCCGGGCATACCGTGTTGGGCGCCTGGGATTTCGGCGGAGACGTTCGGATGCCTCGGGGAGAATTCGAAGGCGCCCTGGTCGTTACGGAAAAACCGGTGAACAGTGAGGAGGACGTGGCCAAGCTGACGCTTCCCGATCCGGCCACGGTCGGCAGAATCCCTCTGGCCATGCGATTTTCCAAACTCCAGTTCGAGCACAACCTGCCGGTCTATTTCTTCTCCCGTAGCCCTTTCACCATGGCCGCCAACATCTGCGGAATCGATCTGTTTCTCCGCTGGACCATGAAAAAGCCGAAACTGTGCGAGGCATTGCTGGACATCTCTTTGAAGCACATCATCAATGTGCTGACGCTTTGGCTGGAAACGTTCGGCACTGATCGGGTCTTCGTGTGGATGAGCAGCCCGAGCGAGTCGAACCAGCTCGTTTCCCCCAGAACGTTCAAAAAATTCGCCCTGCCCTATCACGAAGCATACCATCAACGCCTCAGGGAACTGGGGGTCCAGCTTTTCGGCCAGCATATCTGCGGCGAGCAGAACCTGAACCTGCCCCTTTATGCCGAGTCTCCTCCGTGGCCTCATCCCAGCGTGCTGAGTTTCGGTCATGAGGTGGATCTTGAAACGGCAGCGGATCTTTTTCCGAAAGATATCATTTTCGGCAATATCGAGCCGGCGGTTATCCAGACCGGCACGCCCGAGCAGGTCTACGAACTGTGCCGTGTCGCCATCGAAAAGGGGAAAAAGGCGCCGGGCGGCTTTATTCTCGGACCGGGCTGCGGGATGCCGGTCAATGCGCCATCGGCCAATGTCTATGCAATGACCAAAGCGGTTCACGATTTTGGCTTTTACGAATAA